In Blautia sp. SC05B48, a single genomic region encodes these proteins:
- a CDS encoding LacI family DNA-binding transcriptional regulator gives MNVTINDIARATGLSTATISKYINHKKIREENRIIIEKAIQELGYTPNRNAQLLRAKNTHTIGILISDLGNYFWGELVNSIIKHFTDHGYTVIVCSFFFEHQKEIDTIQDIISQHFDGVIMLPSCWHDDLYQLLQNASIPVVMLDQIPASMRHFPVDCVISDNYKGGALLAEHLLEKGHTKVWIMEQYLDAYTIEQRIQGFVDVYQKNGIDLLKQQDSFPPVSFGSTAETITQSNLHFQKLIDSSDPPTAVFFDCYLSAMGGLSAASQARISVPQDISFVCFDDDPLFKTMSATMTCVSQDLTNIGKHAVELLLKRIHGDYTDFPKIDMLDVVFHPRLSVKDLSGHNSATSGKD, from the coding sequence ATGAACGTTACGATCAATGATATCGCCCGTGCGACAGGCCTGTCCACCGCAACGATCTCAAAATATATAAACCACAAAAAAATACGGGAAGAAAATCGTATCATTATAGAAAAGGCAATTCAGGAGCTTGGATATACCCCAAACCGGAATGCCCAGCTTCTCCGTGCCAAAAACACACATACCATCGGTATCCTGATCTCAGATCTTGGTAATTATTTCTGGGGCGAGCTTGTCAATTCCATTATCAAGCATTTCACGGATCATGGTTATACAGTTATTGTCTGTTCTTTCTTTTTTGAACATCAGAAGGAGATCGATACGATACAGGATATTATCTCCCAGCACTTTGACGGAGTTATCATGCTCCCATCCTGCTGGCATGATGATCTGTACCAGCTTTTACAGAATGCCAGCATACCGGTTGTGATGCTCGATCAGATTCCTGCTTCCATGAGACATTTTCCTGTAGACTGTGTTATTTCTGATAATTACAAAGGCGGTGCACTGCTGGCAGAGCACCTTTTGGAAAAAGGCCACACAAAGGTCTGGATCATGGAACAGTATCTGGACGCCTACACGATCGAGCAGCGGATTCAGGGCTTTGTGGATGTATACCAGAAAAATGGCATTGACCTTCTGAAACAGCAGGATTCTTTTCCCCCTGTTTCTTTTGGTTCCACTGCAGAAACCATCACCCAGAGCAACCTGCATTTCCAGAAGCTTATTGATTCTTCCGATCCCCCTACTGCTGTTTTTTTTGACTGCTATCTCTCCGCAATGGGTGGTTTAAGCGCTGCCAGCCAGGCACGGATTTCCGTTCCTCAGGATATTTCCTTTGTGTGCTTTGATGATGATCCGCTTTTCAAGACCATGAGTGCGACTATGACCTGTGTCTCACAGGATCTGACAAACATAGGGAAACATGCTGTGGAATTACTTTTAAAAAGGATCCATGGAGACTATACGGATTTTCCAAAAATAGACATGCTGGATGTTGTATTCCACCCGCGACTCTCTGTAAAAGACCTGTCCGGGCACAACAGTGCAACATCCGGAAAGGATTGA
- a CDS encoding LacI family DNA-binding transcriptional regulator, with protein sequence MSATIKDIAKETGLALATISKYINGGTVRPQNKKQIDEAIRKLNYVPRNTARGLRSSKTYRIGLISGPPNNPHNAFLLSKIENTMRAHGYSLTFMSGDKYNDHVNKFIPHMLRSGIDGLIISSFCLSKDICSAVEHTRIPVVELEEHSHFHRTDCVQTSCTSGAYEIVEHLIKMGHQKIALVTGPPASYTACERKKGYLRALEDYNIPVNPDYIIAENYANDFGYQAMQKLWNLPERPTAVFSANYTLCLGIYEAIYSLGIRIPEDLSVVSFDDFELSMLLSPQLTAVRQPLAGLAEQACDLLLRRMNGDYCDFPRTIRLKPECIYRDSVRNLYSDGK encoded by the coding sequence ATGAGTGCAACCATCAAGGACATTGCCAAAGAAACCGGCCTGGCACTGGCCACCATTTCAAAATATATCAACGGCGGAACTGTACGGCCGCAAAATAAAAAACAGATCGACGAAGCGATCCGGAAACTGAATTACGTTCCACGAAACACGGCCCGGGGACTTCGTTCCTCCAAGACTTACCGTATCGGTCTGATATCCGGTCCTCCCAATAATCCGCATAATGCTTTTCTTCTGAGCAAAATAGAAAACACCATGCGCGCTCACGGTTATTCTCTCACATTTATGAGCGGTGACAAATATAATGATCATGTCAATAAATTTATCCCCCATATGCTCCGCTCAGGGATCGACGGTCTTATCATTTCTTCTTTCTGTCTGAGCAAAGACATCTGTTCCGCCGTGGAACATACCAGGATCCCTGTTGTGGAGCTGGAAGAGCATAGTCATTTCCACCGTACAGACTGTGTACAGACCAGCTGTACCTCCGGGGCCTATGAGATCGTGGAGCATCTGATAAAAATGGGGCATCAGAAGATCGCCCTTGTCACCGGTCCTCCTGCATCCTATACCGCATGCGAACGAAAAAAAGGATATCTCCGGGCACTGGAAGATTACAATATTCCTGTTAACCCCGATTATATCATCGCTGAAAATTACGCAAACGACTTTGGATATCAGGCAATGCAGAAATTATGGAATCTTCCGGAACGTCCGACTGCCGTATTTTCTGCGAACTATACACTATGCCTCGGTATTTATGAAGCGATCTACAGCCTTGGCATCCGTATCCCGGAAGACCTGTCTGTTGTCTCCTTTGATGATTTTGAACTGTCCATGCTGCTTTCTCCTCAGCTGACCGCTGTCCGTCAGCCGCTGGCCGGTCTGGCAGAGCAGGCCTGTGATCTGCTGCTTCGCAGAATGAACGGAGACTACTGCGATTTTCCAAGGACGATCCGCCTGAAGCCGGAATGCATTTACCGGGATTCTGTGCGTAATCTCTATTCTGATGGTAAGTAA
- a CDS encoding transglutaminase domain-containing protein yields MAEGKIFLKGNRDRIEKKYREQVMGLPQAFADIDKKLAECTDEVALACKYLYAFMPYSDIGNYAFEVFLDYAENGVHLWKENSGVAELPEEIFLNYVLFHRVNEEEIAPCRTFFRREIGERTEGMSFREAALEVNYWCAQEATYHCTDDRTLSALAVYRRGNGRCGEESVFTVNALRSVGVPARQVYAPKWSHCDDNHAWVEIWCDGNWYFLGACEPEEILNKGWFTNASSRAMMVHSRVFDTMIPEGEVIGKDGMVTMLNELKRYALTKEITVSVKDSHGKPAEGAEVSFEVLNYSEYAPIAELKTDSLGKVRLTTGLGSIHISARMYADGEWLHAENSMDTKTEDCCEICLMPVGKENGIFYEEWAENDMIAPHDAPVNKDMPTPEQKERGSRRLAEANAYREQKVRNLSNPECRKFLEKETGDSSMRKKLLEVLTEKDRTDCISQVLEEHLKFALPYEKNMDADIFVPYVLNPRVDDEVLQKYRKAILEQLSEEEKNMLQKEPAKIWKWIEDKIISSPEKERSSVITTPSGCLKTGTGSLLSKKILFVAMARTLGIPARLNPHDRSMEYMKNGKFIPVSAETEKNASILLKASEDTQWKYFQNWSIAKLEAGKYSTLKLEAENFRDQMMKLPLEAGNYRILTSNRLPNGNIFAAEYYFEVQIGEMKRVELAFRNANLEDMLENISIPEFTLRKEDGSTVKASELTADGKHILAFLEEEKEPTEHILNEMMEQEEAFSRYAKRIIFVVKSKKALETPTLSRALGKLGNVQILYDDFSEIINTLGRRMYVDPDKLPLIIVTNKSLNGIYATSGYNVGTGDMLLRLM; encoded by the coding sequence ATGGCTGAGGGGAAGATTTTTCTGAAAGGAAACCGTGATCGGATCGAAAAAAAATATCGGGAGCAGGTGATGGGGTTACCGCAGGCTTTTGCGGATATTGATAAAAAGCTTGCAGAATGCACAGACGAAGTGGCTCTGGCGTGCAAATATTTATATGCGTTCATGCCGTACAGTGATATCGGAAATTACGCGTTTGAAGTATTTCTGGATTATGCGGAGAATGGCGTACATTTATGGAAGGAAAACTCCGGGGTGGCAGAGCTGCCGGAAGAGATCTTTTTGAATTATGTGCTGTTTCACAGAGTAAATGAGGAGGAGATCGCACCCTGCCGTACATTTTTCCGCAGGGAGATCGGAGAGAGAACTGAGGGAATGAGCTTCAGAGAAGCTGCCCTGGAGGTGAACTACTGGTGTGCACAGGAGGCTACCTATCATTGTACAGATGATCGTACCCTGTCTGCACTTGCCGTATACCGCAGAGGAAACGGAAGATGCGGAGAGGAATCTGTATTTACCGTTAATGCACTGAGAAGTGTTGGTGTACCTGCCCGTCAGGTATATGCACCAAAGTGGTCTCATTGTGATGACAATCATGCCTGGGTGGAAATCTGGTGCGATGGAAACTGGTATTTTCTGGGAGCCTGTGAGCCGGAGGAGATCCTGAATAAGGGATGGTTTACCAATGCTTCCTCAAGGGCCATGATGGTCCATTCAAGAGTTTTTGATACCATGATCCCGGAGGGAGAAGTGATCGGCAAAGATGGTATGGTGACTATGCTCAACGAGCTGAAACGATATGCGCTGACAAAAGAGATCACTGTGTCCGTAAAGGATTCACATGGAAAACCGGCAGAAGGTGCAGAAGTTTCTTTTGAGGTGCTGAATTATTCAGAATATGCCCCGATCGCAGAACTGAAAACCGACAGTCTGGGAAAAGTCCGCCTGACAACAGGGCTTGGAAGTATCCATATTTCTGCAAGGATGTATGCAGATGGAGAATGGCTGCATGCAGAAAACAGCATGGATACAAAAACAGAGGACTGCTGCGAGATCTGTCTGATGCCCGTGGGAAAGGAAAATGGTATTTTTTATGAGGAGTGGGCAGAGAACGATATGATCGCACCTCATGATGCGCCTGTAAATAAAGATATGCCGACACCGGAGCAGAAGGAAAGAGGCAGCAGACGTCTGGCAGAGGCAAACGCTTACAGGGAACAGAAGGTAAGAAACCTGAGCAATCCGGAGTGCCGGAAATTCCTGGAAAAAGAAACCGGAGATTCTTCAATGAGAAAAAAACTCCTTGAAGTCCTCACAGAGAAAGACAGAACAGACTGCATCAGCCAGGTTCTGGAGGAGCATCTGAAATTTGCATTACCGTATGAAAAAAACATGGATGCAGATATTTTTGTACCATATGTACTGAACCCGAGAGTTGACGATGAAGTTTTGCAGAAATACAGAAAAGCGATCCTTGAGCAGCTGTCGGAAGAAGAGAAAAATATGCTGCAAAAGGAGCCGGCAAAGATCTGGAAATGGATTGAGGATAAGATCATTTCCAGCCCGGAGAAAGAACGCAGCAGTGTGATCACCACGCCGTCCGGATGTCTGAAAACGGGAACAGGAAGCCTTCTGTCAAAGAAGATCCTTTTTGTGGCAATGGCGAGAACACTGGGAATTCCGGCACGCCTGAACCCTCATGACCGTTCCATGGAGTATATGAAAAACGGAAAATTCATCCCGGTATCTGCGGAAACGGAGAAAAACGCATCGATCCTTCTGAAGGCAAGTGAGGATACACAGTGGAAATATTTCCAGAACTGGAGCATCGCAAAACTGGAAGCCGGAAAATACAGCACACTGAAGCTGGAAGCCGAAAATTTCAGAGATCAGATGATGAAGCTGCCACTGGAAGCGGGAAATTACAGGATCCTTACCTCAAACAGACTGCCAAATGGAAATATATTTGCCGCGGAGTATTATTTTGAGGTTCAGATCGGAGAAATGAAGAGGGTGGAGCTGGCATTTCGGAATGCAAACCTGGAAGACATGCTGGAGAATATTTCCATACCGGAATTTACTCTCAGAAAAGAGGATGGAAGCACTGTGAAGGCATCGGAGCTGACGGCGGATGGGAAGCATATCCTGGCGTTTCTGGAAGAGGAGAAAGAACCGACGGAGCATATCTTAAATGAGATGATGGAGCAGGAAGAAGCTTTTTCCAGATATGCGAAGAGGATCATTTTTGTAGTAAAAAGCAAAAAAGCGCTGGAGACACCTACCCTTTCAAGAGCACTGGGCAAGCTTGGAAATGTTCAGATCTTATATGATGATTTTTCAGAGATCATCAATACGCTGGGAAGAAGAATGTATGTAGATCCGGATAAGCTTCCGCTGATCATTGTGACAAACAAAAGCCTGAATGGGATTTATGCAACCAGTGGATACAATGTGGGAACCGGAGATATGCTGTTGAGACTGATGTGA
- a CDS encoding copper homeostasis protein CutC translates to MKDYILETCVDSVESAMAAAEGGADRLELCSNLIIGGTTPGPWLFEEIRKRSDIRIHALIRPRFGDFCYTDAEFSMIRNAVKDFRKMGAEGVVVGILKPDGTLNMEQMKELMDAAGDMSVTLHRAFDVCADPIEAMEQAISLGIDTILTSGQKNTCLQGAELLKELETRSRGRITIQAGSGVGAEVIRQLYPLTGIKAYHMSGKVVTDSAMQFRKEGVNMGLPTFSEYEIWRTDIENVRAAKKVLEEL, encoded by the coding sequence ATGAAAGACTACATTCTGGAAACCTGTGTGGATTCTGTGGAATCCGCCATGGCAGCAGCCGAGGGTGGTGCGGATAGACTGGAGCTTTGCAGCAATCTGATCATCGGGGGGACAACTCCCGGCCCATGGCTTTTTGAGGAAATAAGGAAGCGTTCAGATATCAGGATCCATGCGCTGATCCGTCCGCGGTTTGGAGATTTCTGTTATACAGATGCGGAATTTTCCATGATAAGGAATGCGGTAAAGGATTTCCGCAAAATGGGAGCGGAGGGTGTTGTGGTAGGTATCCTGAAACCGGATGGCACCTTGAATATGGAACAGATGAAAGAACTGATGGATGCTGCGGGAGATATGTCTGTTACGCTGCACAGGGCTTTTGATGTGTGTGCAGATCCGATCGAGGCTATGGAACAGGCGATCTCGCTGGGAATCGATACTATCCTTACCTCCGGACAGAAGAATACCTGCCTTCAGGGCGCGGAGCTTCTGAAGGAACTGGAAACCAGGAGCCGGGGGCGTATTACCATCCAGGCGGGGAGTGGCGTCGGTGCGGAAGTGATCCGCCAGCTTTATCCCCTTACCGGGATCAAGGCTTATCATATGAGCGGCAAGGTTGTAACGGACAGTGCGATGCAGTTTCGCAAGGAAGGTGTCAATATGGGACTTCCGACATTCAGTGAATATGAGATATGGCGTACAGATATTGAAAATGTTCGTGCTGCAAAGAAAGTTCTGGAGGAATTATAA
- a CDS encoding DeoR/GlpR family DNA-binding transcription regulator, which produces MFTEERQNAIEKCLREKGKVRVKELSEMFQVTEDCIRKDLKILENAGRLKRTYGGAILSQEYPLERNVVDRRMYNLDKKKVIAAKAFKLIKNNETIFLDVSTTNIELARLIASSGMHVVVISNMIDILQILAANPSITAIGTGGTMYRSVNGFMGAAAIEVIKQYSFDRAFLGSCGVDMTDLAVTTSGVEDGLTKKAAVQSSRHKYVVMEREKFYFNESYKYTHFDDISGIITDEFPDDTIVNTLRNAGVKLL; this is translated from the coding sequence ATGTTTACAGAAGAACGACAGAATGCAATAGAGAAATGTCTCCGTGAAAAAGGAAAAGTCAGAGTCAAAGAATTAAGTGAGATGTTTCAGGTTACGGAGGACTGTATCCGCAAGGATCTCAAGATCCTTGAAAATGCAGGCAGATTAAAGAGGACTTACGGCGGAGCGATCCTGTCACAGGAGTATCCTCTGGAGAGAAACGTAGTAGACAGGCGTATGTACAATCTTGATAAGAAGAAAGTGATTGCTGCGAAAGCCTTCAAGCTGATCAAAAATAACGAAACGATCTTTCTGGATGTTTCCACTACAAATATAGAGCTGGCAAGGCTTATCGCTTCGTCGGGCATGCATGTTGTGGTTATCAGCAATATGATCGATATCCTGCAGATCCTTGCTGCGAATCCGTCCATCACGGCCATAGGCACAGGGGGAACTATGTACCGTTCGGTGAATGGATTTATGGGAGCTGCGGCTATTGAGGTGATCAAGCAGTACAGCTTTGACCGGGCATTTTTGGGAAGCTGTGGCGTGGATATGACAGATCTTGCAGTTACCACATCCGGAGTGGAGGATGGGCTGACCAAGAAGGCGGCAGTGCAGAGCAGCAGACATAAATATGTGGTTATGGAGAGAGAGAAGTTTTATTTTAACGAATCTTATAAATATACACATTTTGATGATATCAGTGGGATCATTACCGATGAATTTCCGGATGATACCATTGTGAATACATTGAGGAATGCCGGAGTGAAATTACTCTGA
- a CDS encoding M28 family metallopeptidase, with protein MNTKEFSGRRQMEFLAGFDFVREAGTAGEVKAAKMIRDTLDSFGAKNWMEEFDFWGFRINRAVLKVMEPYQKEYVVTGYGRCGNTGEEGLKAPFLYVENGDAVSLSRAKGKIVMVNGRVSGDVYQRLVSAGAVGFISVEGSPLDEGVDRVPCQRSLPTIFPGDAAEETEGLSESAEDIHKMQEKYSGRIPGANLHYKDAVELVTEGAAVVCLTVEQEVTACTSRNVVSRIEGTDKKDEILTITAHYDSVPEGPGAYDNMSGAAIIMELCRYFQQYRPRRTMEFVWFGAEEKGLLGSRDYIRVHESELGAHRFNMNVDLAGQLIGGNVLGVTGETSVCDKLLEVADGAGIGASVKNQIWGSDSNSFAWKGIPAMTLNRDGFGMHTRYDTIDLLSAWSLERSAILLGCIADALGNAEVFPFERKMPEKFIRELDEYMCR; from the coding sequence ATGAATACAAAAGAGTTCAGCGGCAGGCGGCAGATGGAGTTTCTGGCCGGGTTTGATTTTGTCAGAGAAGCGGGTACTGCGGGGGAAGTGAAGGCGGCGAAGATGATCCGGGATACTTTGGACAGCTTCGGAGCGAAGAATTGGATGGAGGAGTTTGATTTCTGGGGCTTTCGGATCAACAGAGCAGTGCTTAAGGTTATGGAGCCTTATCAGAAGGAGTATGTGGTGACCGGGTATGGAAGATGTGGAAATACTGGAGAAGAAGGTCTGAAAGCCCCTTTTTTGTATGTAGAGAACGGGGATGCTGTCAGCCTTTCCCGTGCGAAGGGCAAGATCGTTATGGTGAATGGCCGGGTGAGTGGTGATGTGTATCAGAGACTGGTGAGCGCCGGAGCTGTTGGTTTTATCAGTGTGGAGGGTTCTCCGCTGGATGAAGGAGTGGACAGGGTTCCCTGTCAGCGCAGCCTGCCGACGATCTTTCCGGGGGATGCAGCAGAAGAGACAGAAGGATTGTCGGAGTCTGCAGAGGATATTCACAAGATGCAGGAAAAATATAGTGGCAGGATTCCGGGGGCGAATCTTCATTATAAGGATGCAGTGGAGCTGGTGACGGAGGGTGCAGCTGTGGTGTGCCTGACTGTAGAACAGGAAGTGACAGCATGTACATCCCGAAATGTAGTGTCAAGGATTGAGGGAACGGATAAGAAAGATGAGATCTTAACGATCACTGCGCATTATGATTCGGTGCCGGAGGGACCGGGGGCCTATGATAATATGTCCGGGGCGGCGATTATCATGGAGCTTTGCAGATATTTTCAGCAGTACAGACCGCGCAGGACTATGGAGTTTGTGTGGTTTGGTGCTGAGGAGAAGGGCTTGCTGGGCAGCCGGGATTACATCAGAGTTCATGAGAGCGAGCTTGGAGCGCATCGTTTTAATATGAATGTAGATCTGGCCGGGCAGCTGATCGGAGGAAATGTTCTGGGAGTGACGGGAGAGACTTCAGTTTGTGATAAGCTTCTTGAGGTTGCTGACGGAGCAGGGATCGGAGCGTCTGTCAAGAATCAGATCTGGGGAAGTGATTCCAATTCTTTTGCATGGAAGGGAATTCCGGCCATGACTCTGAACCGGGATGGTTTTGGCATGCATACCCGTTATGATACTATTGATCTGCTGTCTGCCTGGTCGCTGGAGAGAAGTGCGATCCTTCTGGGATGCATTGCGGATGCGCTTGGGAATGCGGAGGTTTTCCCGTTTGAGAGAAAGATGCCGGAGAAATTTATCAGAGAGCTGGATGAATATATGTGCAGATGA
- a CDS encoding C40 family peptidase: MFYKKVAAVVLSVVLVGVVPSVIFADVDGVSVVSDGDVEELSIEDDFSDDADSISAFASALADKTVSEVQGYQEAKAEAEVIAQERLEAEAAAEAARKAEEERKAAEEARLEKRQGIVDFALQFVGNPYVYGGTSLTNGADCSGFVMSVFAEFGYELPRVAAAQCAASEKKSVADIGAGDLVFYGDGGIDHVALYIGDGKIVHASTAATGIKVSDYDYRAPAAVGSFVA, translated from the coding sequence ATGTTTTATAAGAAAGTTGCTGCTGTTGTTCTGAGTGTTGTTCTTGTGGGTGTGGTTCCTTCTGTTATTTTTGCGGATGTGGATGGTGTCAGTGTTGTGTCTGATGGGGATGTGGAGGAGCTTTCTATTGAGGATGATTTCTCGGATGATGCGGATTCTATTTCTGCTTTTGCCAGCGCTCTGGCGGATAAGACGGTTTCTGAGGTTCAGGGGTATCAGGAGGCGAAGGCTGAGGCTGAGGTGATCGCACAGGAGAGGCTTGAGGCTGAAGCGGCTGCTGAGGCTGCGCGTAAGGCGGAAGAGGAGCGTAAGGCTGCTGAGGAGGCGCGTCTGGAGAAGCGGCAGGGGATTGTGGATTTTGCGCTGCAGTTTGTGGGGAATCCTTATGTTTATGGTGGTACGAGTCTGACTAACGGGGCAGATTGTTCCGGATTTGTGATGTCCGTGTTTGCGGAGTTTGGGTATGAGCTTCCTCGTGTTGCTGCGGCTCAGTGTGCGGCTTCTGAGAAGAAGAGTGTTGCGGATATTGGGGCTGGTGATCTGGTTTTTTATGGTGATGGCGGCATTGATCATGTGGCTCTTTATATTGGTGATGGCAAGATCGTTCACGCCAGTACAGCGGCTACAGGGATCAAGGTTTCCGACTATGATTACCGGGCTCCGGCTGCGGTTGGTTCGTTTGTGGCTTAG